The genomic segment CTGCAGGATTACCGGTTATTCCAATGACACCAACTAATTGTTGCTGAAAATGAATCGGCATATTGACGCCTGGTTTTGTGCCATGCCAATTTACCATGTTTTCTTCTGTAATCCATAATATTTCCTTCGTTTTTGCGACGTATGCTGCACCTTCATGTATTTTGTTGATGCGCTGTTCTTCACCTGAAGCCAAAATCATTCCATTCGTATCCATGACATTCAAATTACGGTTTAACCGGACCATCGTTTGTTCAACAATTTCATCTGCAAGTTGCTTTGTCAGCATTATTCTATCCCCCATGTATAACTTTTCCGGAAATATTACGGGTAATTCTATACAATTAGCATAACGTATTATCTGAATAGCTCAACTATACTATTAGTAAGCGCTTTAGTTAAGGGGGAAGTATTTTTGAAAGTAGTTGTGGCACCAGATTCATTTAAAGGTAGTTTAACGGCCGTTGAAGCAGCTGAAGCGATGGTCGCAGGCATTTATGATGCTGACCCCTCTATCGAGACAGTTATGCTTCCTGCGGCTGATGGCGGGGAAGGAACGATGAGCAGTTTGGTTGGCGCTACGGGGGGAGAAATCGTATCCGTCGTCGTACAAGATCCGCTTGGCCGAGAAGTCGGGGCGGCTTATGGCGTTCTTGGAGATAGGAAAACTTCTGTCATTGAAATCGCGGAAGCATCTGGATTGATGCTGTTGCACGAAGAGGAAAGAAATCCACTTGTTACATCGACTTATGGCACGGGCGAATTAATTGTTCATGCACTTGACGCGGGCTTACGCAATTTTATTATTGGGCTTGGGGGAAGTGCGACAAACGACGGTGGTGTAGGAATGTTACAGGCACTTGGAATGCGTTTTCTGGGTGGAAATGGAGTGGAATTGTCAAGGGGGGGAGGTTCACTTGGTAATCTTCATGCAATCGATATGCATGATTTTGATAAACGAATTTCAGAAAGCACTTTCCTAATTGCGTGTGATGTCAGTAACCCATTTGTCGGGCCAACTGGTGCTTCCGCTGTTTTCGGTCCACAAAAAGGGGCTTGTCCTGCGATGGTAAATAGACTTGACGAAAACTTGATGTGGTTAGCCCATGTAATTGAACAACTAACCGGCATTTCTCTTCACGGGAAAAAAGGAGCAGGTGCGGCAGGGGGAGCCGGAGGTGCTTTTCAAGCTTTTTTTCCTGGGGAAATGGAACAGGGTATCGACGTTGTGTTGAATGCGATTTCATTCGACAAACAAATTACTGACGCAGATTTAATTATTACAGGTGAAGGCAAAACTGATAGTCAGACATTATCGGGTAAAACACCATTTGGAGTTGCGAAAGTGGCCTATAAAGAGGGAAAGCCAATCATTCTTATTTCAGGTGTGATAGATCAAGAGAGCCGGGATCTATTGGCGCCCATATTCAACGAATTACATGCGATTACAGACGGAACGGTTTCATCACAAGAGTCGATTGCGCATCCAAGTCATTATTTAAGAGCGAAAACAAAGTTGGTAATGGAGAATTATTTAACTAACTATACAAAAGGGGTGTAGAGATGTTATTTGCAGTTATTGCACTTAGTGTTGTGCTCGTTGTTGTGTTGACAGCTGTTTTTAAAGTTCATCCGTTTTTATCTTTACTGCTCGGCGCATTTTTCGTCGGTATTGCTTCAGGCATGCCGTTGCTCACAGTAGTGGAAAATGTCAATGAAGGATTCGGCGGATTAATGAAATCGATTGGGATTGTCATTGTCGCGGGGACTATTATTGGAGTCATTCTAGAAAAGTCGGGTGCGGCATATAGAATGGCGGAAGTCGTTTTACGAGTAATCGGTGAAAAGCGCCCTCAGTTGGCAATGTCAATCATCGGTTATATCGTATCAATCCCTGTTTTTTGTGATTCTGGCTTCATTATATTAGCAAGTTTGAAAAAGGCATTGGCGAAACGTTCAAAAGTGGCGATTGCATCCATGTCAGTTGCACTTGCAACCGGATTGTATGCGACACACACGTTAGTTCCGCCAACACCGGGACCAATTGCTGCAGCTGGTAATATCGGCGCGGAAAATTATCTAGGGACTATTATTTTAATTGGACTTTTCGTTGCGATTCCAGCAGTTATTGTTGGTTATTTCTGGGCGGTAAAAGTAGCCTCAAAAATCGAAGTACCGGAAGATACTGAGGAAGGCGGACTGAATTACGAAGAGATTGTTGAATCGTTCGGGAAAATGCCCTCCACGTTCAAAGCATTCTTGCCAATTGTACTGCCAATAGTATTGATTGGAATCGGTTCTGTGGCAGCACTTACTGGCGAAGACACTGCTTTTATCAACTTCCTACGATTTTTAGGAGCACCATCCGTCGCGCTTCTATTCGGTGTGCTGGCATCGTTTTTGTTACTTCCTAAATTTAATGAGGAAACGCTTTCAGGTTGGATTGGCGATGCATTGAAGGAAGCTGCTCCTATTCTTCTTATTACTGGGGCAGGAGGAGCATTCGGGAAAGTTATTTCAAATTCAGGTATTGCAGACCTTATCGCAAACATGAATATGGAGGCGTTAGCGGGTGGTGCTCTGTTCCTCCTTATTCCATTTATTATCGCAGCCGCATTGAAAACAGCCCAAGGATCTTCGACTGCTTCACTTGTCATCACCTCAACATTAATAGCACCACTATTGCCTTCAATGGGAATTGAAGGAGCGATTCCACTTTCGCTTGTAGTCATGGCGATTGGTGCCGGAGCAATGACTGTTAGCCATGTGAATGACAGCTTCTTCTGGGTTGTTACACAATTTAGTGGCATGACAGTGACGGATGCGTATAAGGCACAAACGATGGCAACGCTGTTACAAGGCGTAACAACAATTATAGTTACGATGCTACTTTGGACCGTTCTAGTGTAAAGCATGAGATAAGGAAGTCTGATCTGTTAGTGAGCTTTCTAGCTAACAGATCAGACTTTTTCCATTCTATTAATAAATCATATCCATATTAATTACTCACTAAGTTGCACAATTGCTAATGACAGAAAATTCGAAGTGTTATATACTATATCAAAATGGTGAGGTGATCTATATGAATATGCCACTAGTATTACCGCAATTTCTCGATCGAGCAGTTGCTTTGTATGGAGAAAAGGATGCGGTACATTGTGAAGAACGTGTTTTTACATACCGACAACTGAATAATAGAGTAAACCAACTTTCTAGAGGGCTACGCGAGTTAGGGATTGGAAAAGAGGACAGGGTCGCTTATTTAGCAGGGAATTCTCTTGAAATGTTGGAAGGGTTTTATGGCGTTTTTCAAATTGGTGCAGTAATGGTTCCGCTCAATATTCGTTTAAAGCCGGAAGATTACGTATTCATCTTAAATCATAGTGAAGCCAAAGTTCTTTTTGTCGACCAAGATCTCTATGGCTTAATTAAACCAGTGATCGATCAATTTGAAACGGTAAAGCATATTATTGTTCACTACAAAGATCAAGAAACACTAGAAACGGGCTATGACGACTGGCTTGCTACTTACTCATCTGATGCATTTGACCGTGCAGAACTGGATGAAAATGATGTCTGTAGCTTACTGTATACGAGTGGAACAACGGGAGATCCAAAAGGGGTCATGTTGACGCATCGTAATAATTATCTACATGCGCTTAGTACGATGCATCATTTGAGGGTCACTGACTCGGACGTCTATTTGCACGTTCTTCCAATGTTCCATGTCAATGGCTGGGGCTCTCCTTTTTACTACACGGCAAATGGGGCTACACATATATGTTCAAGAAAATCGACGCCTGAATCCATTTTTAAAGCACTTCAAGAACATAAAGTATCCATCTTGCATATGGCACCAACCGTATTAAATGCGTTGCTGCTGTATCATGATCAGCATCATCCGGTCATCAATCAAGACATTCGCGTGGTGATTGCAGGATCTGCACCACCTCCTGCCTTCATCGTCAGGGTCGAAGAAGAGCTGGGTTGGGAGTTCATCCAAGTATATGGTATGACGGAATCCTCTCCGCTTAGCCTCATTTCAACGATCCACTCGCATTTGACCGGGTTGTCAAAAAATGAACAGACTGAATTG from the Sporosarcina psychrophila genome contains:
- a CDS encoding glycerate kinase, which codes for MKVVVAPDSFKGSLTAVEAAEAMVAGIYDADPSIETVMLPAADGGEGTMSSLVGATGGEIVSVVVQDPLGREVGAAYGVLGDRKTSVIEIAEASGLMLLHEEERNPLVTSTYGTGELIVHALDAGLRNFIIGLGGSATNDGGVGMLQALGMRFLGGNGVELSRGGGSLGNLHAIDMHDFDKRISESTFLIACDVSNPFVGPTGASAVFGPQKGACPAMVNRLDENLMWLAHVIEQLTGISLHGKKGAGAAGGAGGAFQAFFPGEMEQGIDVVLNAISFDKQITDADLIITGEGKTDSQTLSGKTPFGVAKVAYKEGKPIILISGVIDQESRDLLAPIFNELHAITDGTVSSQESIAHPSHYLRAKTKLVMENYLTNYTKGV
- a CDS encoding GntP family permease produces the protein MLFAVIALSVVLVVVLTAVFKVHPFLSLLLGAFFVGIASGMPLLTVVENVNEGFGGLMKSIGIVIVAGTIIGVILEKSGAAYRMAEVVLRVIGEKRPQLAMSIIGYIVSIPVFCDSGFIILASLKKALAKRSKVAIASMSVALATGLYATHTLVPPTPGPIAAAGNIGAENYLGTIILIGLFVAIPAVIVGYFWAVKVASKIEVPEDTEEGGLNYEEIVESFGKMPSTFKAFLPIVLPIVLIGIGSVAALTGEDTAFINFLRFLGAPSVALLFGVLASFLLLPKFNEETLSGWIGDALKEAAPILLITGAGGAFGKVISNSGIADLIANMNMEALAGGALFLLIPFIIAAALKTAQGSSTASLVITSTLIAPLLPSMGIEGAIPLSLVVMAIGAGAMTVSHVNDSFFWVVTQFSGMTVTDAYKAQTMATLLQGVTTIIVTMLLWTVLV
- a CDS encoding long-chain-fatty-acid--CoA ligase, with product MNMPLVLPQFLDRAVALYGEKDAVHCEERVFTYRQLNNRVNQLSRGLRELGIGKEDRVAYLAGNSLEMLEGFYGVFQIGAVMVPLNIRLKPEDYVFILNHSEAKVLFVDQDLYGLIKPVIDQFETVKHIIVHYKDQETLETGYDDWLATYSSDAFDRAELDENDVCSLLYTSGTTGDPKGVMLTHRNNYLHALSTMHHLRVTDSDVYLHVLPMFHVNGWGSPFYYTANGATHICSRKSTPESIFKALQEHKVSILHMAPTVLNALLLYHDQHHPVINQDIRVVIAGSAPPPAFIVRVEEELGWEFIQVYGMTESSPLSLISTIHSHLTGLSKNEQTELKAKAGFSMIGSDVRIVDENGVEVAHDGKQVGEVAVRSHGVMKGYWKNDHATEQALQNGRLLTGDMGTIDENGYINIVDRKKDVIISGGENISSIEVEGVLYEHPAVLEAAVIAVPHEKWGETPHAYIVLREHRNATEQEIIAFCKEKLAHFKVVTGITFVNELPKTASGKIQKVQIRDAYWEAQGITGRLVN